The following proteins are encoded in a genomic region of Roseinatronobacter sp. S2:
- the phaR gene encoding polyhydroxyalkanoate synthesis repressor PhaR: MAQDDKPLLIKRYASRRLYNTETSDYVTLEDIAGFIRAGREVQIVDLKSGDDLTRQYFLQIIAEHESRGENVLPLDVLTDLVRSYTTQAQSVVPQFLAMSFEMLRDGQSHIVENMTRANPMAAMPGFEEMQRQQQAFMKTMMTGWPPVAGATETEDDDKSASEELSDIKRQLAELQSKLSDMDK, from the coding sequence GTGGCCCAAGACGACAAACCGCTACTGATCAAGCGTTACGCCAGCCGCCGGTTATACAACACCGAAACCAGTGATTATGTGACCCTTGAAGATATTGCAGGTTTCATCCGTGCAGGGCGTGAAGTGCAGATTGTCGATCTGAAATCAGGGGACGACCTGACACGCCAGTATTTCCTTCAGATCATTGCAGAACACGAAAGCCGTGGCGAGAATGTGTTGCCGCTGGACGTGCTGACCGATCTGGTGCGCAGCTACACGACACAGGCGCAAAGCGTCGTGCCGCAGTTTCTGGCCATGTCGTTTGAAATGCTGCGCGACGGACAATCGCATATTGTCGAGAATATGACCCGCGCCAACCCGATGGCGGCAATGCCCGGCTTTGAAGAAATGCAACGCCAGCAACAAGCCTTCATGAAAACGATGATGACAGGCTGGCCACCGGTTGCGGGCGCAACGGAAACCGAAGATGACGATAAATCCGCATCCGAGGAACTGTCGGATATAAAGCGGCAACTGGCAGAACTGCAAAGCAAGCTGTCGGATATGGACAAGTAG
- a CDS encoding Phasin, whose amino-acid sequence MTKTVDYTKMMKDMMGSFPMDTSAMQDAFKSQAALAEKMSKVALEAAEKSTEVSTKWTKTTLAKVGDVSTVKEDPADYTKAMTDFASAQAEMTAEHVAAFAEIAKKVQMDTVELLMAAGKDMQEETAAAVKKATDTATKAAKTAGAK is encoded by the coding sequence ATGACCAAGACCGTTGATTACACCAAGATGATGAAAGACATGATGGGTTCGTTCCCGATGGACACATCCGCAATGCAGGACGCATTCAAATCGCAAGCTGCCCTGGCCGAAAAAATGAGCAAGGTTGCGCTGGAAGCTGCTGAAAAGTCGACCGAAGTTTCGACCAAGTGGACCAAAACAACGCTGGCCAAAGTCGGCGACGTTTCCACCGTCAAGGAAGACCCCGCAGATTACACCAAAGCCATGACCGATTTCGCATCGGCACAGGCTGAAATGACTGCCGAGCATGTTGCCGCTTTCGCTGAAATCGCGAAAAAAGTTCAGATGGACACAGTTGAACTGCTGATGGCCGCTGGCAAAGACATGCAGGAAGAAACCGCTGCTGCCGTCAAAAAAGCGACCGACACAGCAACCAAAGCTGCAAAGACCGCTGGCGCGAAATAA
- a CDS encoding alpha/beta hydrolase yields MTTSEYDDDQKAERMKANMARIEELTARLTHALAEREPPRGSLQAPDSDIFVQATAAFWTEMVKNPSKVLEKQLDYWGKSLKHVVEVQEALRSGKLQAPEDHTPDDRRFANPLWKSHPYFNYIKQQYLIASEAVNDAVLALDTMTPREKHRLQYFTRQIVDLMAPTNFLATNPDALMKAVETEGESLIKGLENLVNDIEAGGGELLVTLADKEAFKIGDNLATSPGKVVFRNRMFELIQYTPSTEKVFRTPVVIFPPWINKFYIMDLKPQNSLIKWIVGQGYTLFVVSWVNPDASYADVGMDTYVEEGYLEAIRVAKEITGEAQVNAVGYCIAGTTLALTLALMNKRKDKSVRSATFFTTLTDFSDQGEVGVFLEDDFVDGIEAECTENGYLDSFFMSRTFSFLRSNDLIYAPAIRSYMMGEAPPAFDLLYWNGDGTNLPGKMCVEYLRGLCQGDRFSGATFRICGEDVSIKDVKHPLCAIACETDHIAAWRSSFRGMSRMGSRDKTFILSQSGHIAGIINPPSKKKYGHYTGTAPDGSADDWRAAAEFNEGSWWPRWDEWLSRRSGAKVDARIPGDSSYPALCDAPGLYVTSSKSDDIS; encoded by the coding sequence ATGACAACTTCTGAATATGATGACGACCAAAAAGCCGAACGTATGAAGGCAAATATGGCACGCATAGAGGAGTTGACCGCGCGCCTTACACACGCCCTGGCAGAGCGGGAGCCGCCACGCGGTAGCCTTCAGGCCCCTGATTCGGATATATTTGTGCAGGCGACAGCCGCATTCTGGACGGAAATGGTAAAAAACCCGTCCAAGGTTCTGGAAAAGCAGCTGGATTATTGGGGTAAATCCCTGAAACATGTGGTCGAGGTGCAGGAAGCGTTGCGCAGCGGCAAATTGCAGGCCCCTGAAGACCACACACCTGACGACCGCCGTTTTGCGAACCCGCTTTGGAAATCGCACCCCTATTTCAATTACATCAAACAGCAGTATCTGATTGCCAGCGAAGCGGTAAATGATGCGGTGTTGGCGCTGGACACAATGACCCCGCGCGAAAAGCACCGGTTGCAGTATTTCACACGACAGATCGTTGACCTGATGGCGCCGACAAATTTTCTTGCAACCAATCCTGACGCCCTGATGAAAGCGGTCGAGACTGAAGGCGAAAGCCTGATCAAGGGGCTGGAGAACCTTGTGAATGACATAGAGGCGGGCGGCGGCGAATTGCTGGTGACGCTTGCCGACAAGGAAGCCTTCAAGATAGGCGACAACCTGGCAACTTCCCCCGGCAAGGTTGTGTTTCGCAACCGCATGTTCGAGCTGATCCAGTATACGCCCAGCACGGAAAAGGTATTCCGCACGCCGGTCGTGATCTTTCCACCATGGATCAACAAATTCTACATCATGGATCTGAAGCCCCAGAACAGCCTGATCAAGTGGATTGTCGGGCAGGGCTATACGTTGTTTGTTGTCTCATGGGTGAACCCCGACGCCAGCTACGCTGATGTCGGAATGGATACCTATGTCGAGGAAGGCTATCTGGAAGCCATTCGTGTGGCCAAGGAAATCACGGGAGAGGCGCAGGTCAACGCAGTCGGCTATTGCATTGCGGGCACCACGCTTGCGCTGACGCTTGCGCTGATGAACAAACGCAAGGACAAATCCGTGCGGTCGGCCACGTTCTTCACCACCCTGACCGATTTTTCGGATCAGGGCGAGGTGGGCGTGTTTCTGGAAGATGATTTTGTCGACGGGATCGAGGCGGAATGCACCGAGAACGGCTATCTTGACAGTTTCTTCATGTCGCGCACCTTTTCCTTCCTGCGTTCAAATGACCTGATCTATGCGCCCGCGATCCGCAGCTACATGATGGGCGAGGCCCCGCCAGCGTTTGATCTGCTGTATTGGAATGGCGACGGAACCAACCTGCCGGGCAAGATGTGTGTGGAATACCTGCGCGGCCTGTGTCAGGGCGACCGGTTTTCCGGCGCGACGTTCCGCATCTGCGGCGAGGATGTCAGCATCAAGGATGTAAAGCACCCGCTATGTGCCATCGCGTGCGAGACCGACCATATCGCGGCGTGGCGGTCCAGTTTTCGCGGCATGTCGCGGATGGGCAGCAGGGACAAGACATTCATCCTGTCACAATCGGGGCATATTGCGGGGATTATCAACCCGCCCTCGAAAAAGAAATACGGGCATTACACCGGCACGGCCCCCGATGGCAGCGCTGATGACTGGCGGGCTGCTGCGGAATTCAACGAAGGGTCATGGTGGCCGCGGTGGGATGAATGGCTTTCCCGACGGTCCGGCGCCAAGGTCGATGCCCGCATTCCGGGTGATTCGTCCTATCCCGCGCTGTGCGATGCGCCGGGGCTGTATGTGACCAGTTCCAAAAGCGATGATATATCATAA
- the phaZ gene encoding polyhydroxyalkanoate depolymerase yields MKGMATYDMMETIRNTNEWMGASARAFASYPIWGMVPNPMFKALSAWGRVTERSFARMVIKPDWGIRSVVGEDGRDHVVEEVVEVARPFGDLLRFKVHDRPDKPRRVLLVAPMSGHYATLLRSTVASLLPDCEIWITDWHNARDIPVSEGKFDIEDYTLYLVDFMRHMGPDTHVLAVCQPVPLALAATAYLAELDPDAQPRTLTLTGGPVDPDAAPTEVTDFGRSVTMGQLEHLAIQRVGFKYSGVGRLVYPGLLQLGGFISMNLERHANAFSEKISAAARGEDGESDRHNRFYDEYLAVMDMTAEFYLSTVERIFKDREIARNEFVVDGHKIDIGKITNVAVKVVEGEKDDISAPGQCLAALDLLTGLDDSQKASHLEPGAGHYGIFAGKSWRNNIRPLVMEFMDSHPGPSKGKSKLKAVAANG; encoded by the coding sequence ATGAAGGGCATGGCAACCTATGATATGATGGAAACCATCCGAAACACAAATGAGTGGATGGGCGCGTCTGCGCGCGCTTTCGCATCATACCCGATCTGGGGCATGGTTCCAAACCCCATGTTCAAGGCACTCTCGGCCTGGGGCCGCGTGACGGAACGCAGTTTTGCACGCATGGTCATCAAACCCGACTGGGGCATCCGGTCGGTTGTGGGCGAAGATGGCCGCGACCACGTTGTTGAAGAAGTCGTTGAAGTGGCGCGCCCGTTCGGGGATCTGCTGCGCTTCAAGGTTCATGACCGCCCCGACAAGCCGCGCCGCGTGCTGTTGGTTGCCCCCATGTCGGGCCATTACGCGACATTGTTGCGCTCCACCGTGGCCAGCCTGCTGCCTGATTGCGAAATCTGGATTACCGACTGGCACAATGCACGCGACATTCCGGTGTCCGAAGGCAAATTCGACATTGAAGATTACACCCTGTATCTGGTGGATTTCATGCGCCATATGGGGCCTGATACGCATGTTCTGGCCGTCTGCCAGCCGGTTCCGCTTGCCTTGGCCGCGACGGCATATCTGGCCGAACTGGACCCGGACGCCCAGCCCCGCACCCTGACGCTGACCGGCGGGCCGGTCGACCCGGACGCCGCCCCGACCGAAGTGACCGATTTCGGGCGCAGCGTTACCATGGGCCAGCTGGAACATCTGGCGATCCAGCGTGTGGGGTTCAAATACAGCGGTGTCGGGCGTCTGGTCTATCCGGGGCTGTTGCAGCTGGGCGGGTTCATTTCGATGAATCTGGAACGCCACGCCAATGCATTTTCGGAAAAAATCTCGGCCGCGGCGCGCGGTGAAGACGGCGAAAGTGACAGGCATAACCGTTTCTATGATGAATATCTTGCGGTCATGGATATGACGGCGGAATTTTACCTGTCCACGGTTGAACGGATTTTCAAGGATCGTGAAATTGCGCGCAATGAATTCGTCGTCGACGGGCACAAGATTGATATCGGCAAGATAACCAATGTTGCTGTCAAGGTTGTCGAGGGCGAAAAAGATGACATCAGCGCGCCCGGCCAATGCCTTGCAGCGCTTGATCTGCTGACGGGGCTGGATGACAGCCAGAAAGCCAGCCATCTTGAACCGGGTGCGGGGCATTATGGTATTTTCGCGGGCAAATCCTGGCGCAACAATATCCGGCCATTGGTCATGGAATTCATGGACTCTCATCCCGGTCCAAGCAAAGGCAAGTCAAAGCTGAAGGCCGTTGCTGCAAACGGATGA
- a CDS encoding glycosyl hydrolase family 8 yields the protein MKRRTLISALGAVAAMGVARRPAMAFGTVDLAVQARPVWDSWKSAFLGSDGRVIDGLQHDASHSEGQGYGMLLASVFDDAASFQSMFQWTERNLAIRPDPLLAWRWLPGQGNPVPDRNNASDGDLFYAWALVRAAQRFENRAYLTRAQEIAQALADSCIVAMPGTSDQTVLLPATYGFVHDSHVSVNPSYYMPIAMRELAAATGVSRLAICAQQGEALLSQIASEGLVPDWVDISASGVRGSQELSANAGYEALRVPLFMIWSRVPQHAAVQRMLAVYERTVQPGVGVPTVIEPLSGVVLETSGDMGYQALAGLTMCSGSRALGAAIPPFTPDQPYYPATLQLFAMIAANETLPECVPI from the coding sequence ATGAAAAGAAGAACATTGATTTCAGCACTGGGCGCGGTTGCGGCCATGGGGGTCGCGCGGCGCCCCGCCATGGCCTTTGGTACCGTTGATCTTGCGGTGCAGGCGCGGCCCGTCTGGGACAGCTGGAAATCGGCGTTTCTGGGCAGCGACGGGCGTGTGATTGATGGCCTGCAACACGATGCCAGCCATTCCGAGGGGCAGGGCTATGGCATGTTGCTGGCCAGCGTGTTTGATGACGCGGCCAGTTTCCAGTCGATGTTCCAGTGGACAGAACGCAACCTGGCCATTCGCCCGGACCCGTTGCTGGCGTGGCGGTGGTTGCCGGGGCAGGGCAACCCCGTGCCCGACCGCAACAACGCATCAGACGGGGATCTGTTCTATGCATGGGCCTTGGTGCGCGCCGCGCAGCGCTTTGAAAACCGCGCCTATCTGACCCGCGCGCAGGAAATCGCACAGGCCCTTGCCGACAGTTGTATTGTCGCCATGCCGGGCACGTCAGACCAGACAGTCCTGCTGCCTGCAACCTACGGATTCGTGCATGACAGTCATGTCAGCGTAAACCCGTCCTATTACATGCCGATTGCAATGCGCGAACTGGCCGCAGCCACGGGCGTAAGCCGCCTTGCCATTTGTGCCCAGCAAGGAGAGGCATTGCTAAGCCAGATCGCCTCGGAAGGGCTGGTGCCGGATTGGGTGGATATTTCTGCAAGCGGGGTGCGCGGGTCGCAGGAATTGTCCGCGAATGCCGGATATGAAGCGTTGCGCGTGCCATTATTCATGATCTGGTCGCGTGTGCCGCAGCATGCGGCGGTTCAGCGGATGCTTGCGGTCTATGAACGCACCGTGCAGCCCGGTGTCGGTGTGCCTACCGTGATTGAACCCCTGTCGGGTGTGGTTCTCGAAACCAGTGGCGACATGGGCTATCAGGCGCTGGCAGGTCTGACGATGTGTTCAGGCAGCAGGGCGCTTGGGGCTGCGATCCCGCCCTTTACGCCCGACCAGCCTTATTACCCCGCCACCCTGCAATTATTCGCGATGATTGCCGCGAATGAAACCCTTCCCGAATGTGTGCCGATATGA
- a CDS encoding cellulose biosynthesis cyclic di-GMP-binding regulatory protein BcsB yields MTRTRVLSALGATAFCLMLLGGGMAQAQSSGGGLIQLPDNDGLAATADQNGLSPTLDDARVDPARRGLDGQAQSRTQGWVSPLRLVDLRVPVEGSYARISGERQVIRFDLYASSASAQRQLQLVTQSSIDLLPERSSMRVHVNGQDIGVAGLGNFDGFEGALLDMPDGVLVTGRNAVQIEFLQGHRIFCGPEASFGLWTDIDLARSGLPVAQSDFGVDADSFMMAFAAQTASGDPVEIRGLDRLGPQAAEWRQHLMRSFNQALLGSPVAFRFNDYWTVAQADRALARITILPASSARVSYSIGGDGAYVMVLEIGPDTRPQNVLSALAQLAPQPAASRAPLITPEHDVPLSAFGVQTESFSQRYARRDHPFRLPDDWLVLTAAKARLNFDYIYATGLPRESMLLISVNGKAIRLLPLRDEGGQMISQYPIDFEARILQPGTNRLTFELMVPGNSPDLPCPTVDRAFLQISDTSTLNVPYSPSMAIPDMDLAFGALTPESIRQNDMTARAYSETDILTLSAALARSQADLRPATLHLISLDDLGSVPAAHHRADRRLLEDTVLTVPQADPTDPDPALAFNDDPFERRRQQDSGFSMGFGRAISNGWAAINDSVKWATDRIFPSSDEQLNQWLQHRRGKAVLFHLDPARPDEIWMLRSPDSDMTEIAHAIAAARANGAGPRGQVSILSHQGTWQNWIAPDRRPVLLEPWSFTNFRYAMGNLVSARPIFFTIMILFLALLSAVIALRLVISTRDTKT; encoded by the coding sequence GTGACAAGAACGCGTGTTCTGTCCGCCTTGGGCGCAACAGCATTTTGCCTGATGCTGCTGGGCGGCGGGATGGCGCAGGCGCAGTCCAGTGGCGGGGGGCTTATTCAGTTGCCCGATAATGACGGGCTGGCCGCCACGGCTGACCAGAACGGGTTGTCGCCCACACTGGACGACGCGCGGGTTGATCCGGCGCGGCGCGGGTTGGACGGGCAGGCGCAATCGCGCACGCAGGGCTGGGTTTCCCCCCTTCGGCTGGTTGATCTGCGCGTTCCGGTTGAGGGGTCCTATGCGCGTATCAGTGGCGAGCGGCAGGTGATCCGCTTTGATCTTTATGCCAGTTCGGCCTCTGCGCAGCGTCAGTTGCAACTGGTCACACAATCCAGCATCGACCTGCTGCCAGAGCGGTCATCGATGCGGGTTCATGTGAACGGGCAGGACATCGGCGTTGCGGGTCTGGGCAATTTTGACGGGTTCGAGGGGGCGCTTCTGGACATGCCCGATGGTGTTCTGGTTACAGGGCGCAATGCGGTGCAGATTGAATTCCTGCAAGGCCACCGGATTTTTTGCGGGCCAGAGGCATCATTCGGTCTATGGACAGATATTGATCTGGCCAGATCCGGTTTGCCTGTGGCCCAGTCGGATTTCGGGGTTGATGCCGACAGTTTCATGATGGCATTTGCGGCGCAAACCGCCAGCGGTGATCCTGTTGAAATACGCGGACTGGACAGGTTGGGTCCACAGGCTGCGGAATGGCGCCAACACCTGATGCGCAGTTTCAATCAGGCGCTTCTGGGCAGCCCCGTGGCCTTTCGCTTCAATGATTACTGGACGGTCGCGCAAGCAGACCGCGCGCTGGCGCGCATAACGATCCTGCCTGCATCCAGTGCGCGGGTCAGCTACAGTATCGGCGGGGACGGGGCCTATGTGATGGTGCTTGAAATCGGTCCCGACACGCGCCCGCAGAATGTGCTGAGCGCCCTTGCACAACTTGCACCGCAGCCAGCCGCCAGCCGTGCGCCCCTTATCACGCCTGAACATGATGTGCCGCTTTCGGCATTCGGGGTGCAAACCGAAAGTTTTTCACAGCGCTACGCGCGCCGCGACCACCCCTTCCGCTTGCCGGATGACTGGCTTGTTCTGACCGCAGCCAAGGCACGTCTGAATTTTGACTATATCTACGCAACCGGCCTGCCACGGGAATCGATGTTGCTGATCAGTGTGAACGGCAAGGCCATTCGCCTGTTACCGCTGCGCGATGAAGGCGGGCAGATGATTTCGCAATATCCGATCGACTTCGAGGCGCGCATTCTTCAGCCCGGCACCAACCGGCTGACATTTGAACTGATGGTGCCCGGAAACTCGCCGGACCTGCCTTGCCCCACTGTTGACCGTGCGTTTTTGCAAATCAGCGACACATCCACGCTGAATGTGCCCTACAGCCCTTCAATGGCGATACCGGATATGGACCTTGCCTTCGGGGCGTTGACGCCTGAAAGCATTCGCCAGAACGATATGACAGCGCGTGCCTATAGCGAAACCGATATCCTGACCCTGTCCGCAGCGCTTGCGCGCTCGCAGGCGGATCTGCGTCCGGCCACGCTGCATCTGATTTCGCTGGATGATCTTGGCTCGGTTCCGGCGGCGCATCACAGGGCGGATCGCCGGTTGCTGGAAGACACGGTCCTGACCGTCCCGCAGGCGGACCCGACAGACCCCGATCCGGCACTTGCATTCAATGACGACCCTTTTGAACGCCGCCGCCAACAGGACAGCGGATTCAGCATGGGGTTCGGGCGCGCCATCAGCAATGGCTGGGCCGCGATAAACGACAGTGTGAAATGGGCGACAGACCGGATTTTCCCCAGTTCCGACGAGCAGTTGAACCAATGGCTGCAACACCGGCGCGGCAAGGCGGTGTTGTTCCATCTGGACCCTGCTCGCCCGGACGAGATATGGATGCTGCGCAGCCCTGACAGCGACATGACCGAAATCGCCCATGCGATTGCCGCCGCACGCGCAAACGGGGCCGGGCCGCGCGGGCAGGTGTCGATCCTTAGCCACCAGGGCACATGGCAGAACTGGATTGCGCCTGATCGCCGTCCGGTGTTGCTGGAGCCGTGGTCGTTCACAAATTTCCGCTATGCGATGGGCAACCTTGTGTCGGCCCGCCCGATTTTCTTCACCATTATGATACTTTTCCTAGCGCTGCTCTCGGCTGTGATTGCGCTGCGTCTGGTCATTTCAACAAGAGACACCAAGACATGA
- the bcsA gene encoding UDP-forming cellulose synthase catalytic subunit encodes MSLLIANRRLRPGEVFLALLWLAVVIPLAFLASIPTSTTVQGALGLFAVLIVAALKPFTMKTIVARFALLAIASAIVMRYWSWRLTETLPSASNPLEFGIAVSLFVVETYAIWVFFVSSFVTADPINRTLPPKVAVQSLPTVDILVPSYNEPIDMLAVTLSAAKNMHYPAAKRTVVLCDDGGTDERCNHENPEIATKARARRKELQALCAELGIVYSTRARNEHAKAGNMSAALERLDGELVVVFDADHVPSRDFLARTVGYFVVDPKLFLVQTPHFFLNPDPIDRNIGLRSDCPPENEMFYHQGHRGLDRWGGAFFCGSASVLRRAALDDVGGFAGETITEDAETALEIHSRGWKSLYVDHAMIAGLQPETFVTFIEQRGRWAAGMMQLLMLKNPLRRKGMSLTQRLCYLNSMTFWLFPLVRMVFILAPLAYLFFGLHIFVATIEEVLVYMGAYMAISFMVQNALYARVRWPLISELYETAQAPYLSGVVIKTILKPRGAKFNVTAKDEVLIEDYISPLYKPLLFVWILALMGVMAAGIRWVMFPGDQTILSIVGGWAIFNFLIVSASLRAIGERQQRRGVPRVDMKVPAVAAIGRNDTFSFTGATVLDSSTSGARLLLRPGPDTDMVEFAAIEKGYIFYFTPEFPKSPHLENAVRVQVQNVQRDNSGVIVGVHYDPEQPMVVRETIAHLIFGDSAVWEAVRESRNKPKGLLVGFGYVVYLAFSGVYHTMLALAAEPARRKRAEERDRAEVGVTQAPAHILAFGEAFDPVVINPDMPRPYSPAAHRQMHHQTASDVPPYSHSNPDREIPR; translated from the coding sequence ATGAGTTTGTTGATAGCCAACAGGCGTCTGCGACCGGGCGAGGTGTTTCTGGCCTTGCTGTGGCTTGCGGTTGTCATTCCGCTGGCATTTCTCGCCAGCATTCCGACATCGACAACAGTGCAGGGCGCTTTGGGGCTGTTTGCCGTTTTGATTGTCGCAGCACTTAAACCCTTTACGATGAAAACCATTGTCGCGCGCTTCGCGCTTCTGGCAATCGCCAGTGCGATTGTCATGCGCTACTGGTCATGGCGGTTGACGGAAACGCTGCCTTCGGCGTCCAATCCGCTGGAATTCGGGATTGCCGTGTCGCTGTTTGTCGTCGAAACCTATGCGATCTGGGTGTTCTTCGTCAGCTCGTTTGTGACGGCTGATCCGATCAACCGCACACTGCCCCCGAAGGTGGCCGTTCAAAGCCTGCCGACCGTCGACATTCTGGTGCCAAGCTATAATGAACCCATAGACATGCTGGCGGTGACACTGTCTGCGGCCAAGAACATGCATTATCCGGCGGCCAAACGCACTGTGGTCTTGTGCGATGATGGGGGCACGGATGAACGCTGCAACCATGAAAATCCCGAAATTGCCACCAAAGCCCGCGCGCGCCGTAAGGAATTACAGGCGCTTTGTGCAGAACTGGGGATCGTCTATTCCACCCGCGCGCGCAACGAACATGCGAAAGCGGGCAATATGTCCGCCGCGCTGGAACGGCTGGACGGGGAACTGGTTGTGGTGTTCGACGCCGACCATGTGCCCAGCCGCGATTTTCTGGCGCGCACTGTCGGGTATTTTGTGGTCGATCCGAAATTGTTTCTGGTCCAGACTCCGCACTTCTTTCTGAACCCCGACCCTATTGATCGCAATATCGGGCTGCGCAGTGATTGCCCGCCCGAAAATGAGATGTTCTATCATCAGGGGCACCGTGGCCTTGACCGTTGGGGCGGGGCGTTCTTTTGCGGGTCGGCATCTGTTCTGCGCCGCGCCGCGCTGGATGATGTGGGCGGGTTTGCAGGCGAAACCATTACCGAAGATGCTGAAACCGCACTGGAAATTCACAGCCGTGGCTGGAAAAGCCTGTATGTCGATCACGCAATGATTGCGGGGCTGCAACCCGAAACCTTTGTCACGTTCATTGAACAGCGGGGGCGATGGGCTGCGGGGATGATGCAGCTTTTGATGCTGAAAAACCCCCTGCGCCGCAAGGGTATGAGCCTGACGCAGCGTCTGTGCTACCTGAATTCGATGACATTCTGGCTGTTTCCGCTGGTGCGCATGGTCTTCATTCTGGCGCCGCTGGCCTACCTGTTCTTTGGCCTTCACATCTTTGTGGCCACGATTGAAGAAGTGCTGGTCTATATGGGCGCCTATATGGCGATCAGTTTCATGGTGCAGAATGCCCTTTATGCAAGGGTGCGCTGGCCGCTGATTTCGGAACTCTATGAAACCGCGCAAGCGCCCTATTTGTCCGGCGTTGTCATCAAGACAATACTGAAGCCGCGCGGCGCGAAATTCAACGTGACTGCCAAGGATGAAGTCCTGATCGAGGATTACATCTCGCCGCTGTACAAGCCGCTTTTGTTCGTGTGGATACTTGCGCTTATGGGGGTTATGGCTGCGGGCATCCGGTGGGTCATGTTCCCCGGTGACCAGACCATTTTGTCAATTGTTGGCGGCTGGGCCATCTTCAACTTTCTGATTGTCAGCGCGTCACTGCGCGCGATTGGCGAACGTCAGCAGCGTCGCGGTGTGCCACGTGTGGACATGAAAGTGCCCGCAGTTGCCGCCATCGGGCGCAACGACACATTCAGTTTTACGGGTGCCACCGTTCTTGATTCCTCGACCAGTGGCGCACGGCTTTTGCTGCGCCCCGGCCCCGATACGGACATGGTTGAATTCGCGGCAATCGAGAAAGGCTATATCTTTTACTTCACACCAGAATTCCCAAAATCGCCGCATCTGGAAAACGCGGTCCGTGTTCAGGTCCAGAATGTGCAGCGCGACAATAGCGGCGTGATTGTGGGTGTTCACTATGATCCCGAACAGCCGATGGTGGTGCGCGAAACGATTGCACATCTGATCTTCGGGGATTCCGCAGTCTGGGAAGCTGTCCGCGAAAGCAGGAACAAGCCCAAGGGTTTGTTGGTCGGTTTCGGGTATGTGGTCTATCTGGCGTTCAGTGGTGTCTATCACACGATGCTTGCGCTTGCCGCTGAACCGGCCCGGCGCAAGCGCGCGGAAGAACGCGACCGCGCCGAAGTTGGTGTGACGCAAGCGCCCGCCCATATTCTGGCGTTTGGCGAAGCGTTTGATCCTGTCGTGATCAACCCCGACATGCCGCGCCCCTATTCGCCTGCCGCACACCGCCAGATGCACCACCAGACTGCATCAGACGTCCCTCCCTATAGCCATTCAAATCCCGATCGGGAGATTCCAAGATGA
- a CDS encoding HPF/RaiA family ribosome-associated protein — translation MHIQVNTDNTIEGREDVTGFVTQVIESKLGAVSGPITRVEVYLRDQNATKNGPDDKHCKVEVRLEGRQPVTAEHAADNIRSAVTGATDKMRNVLDRELGKQRERR, via the coding sequence ATGCATATTCAGGTAAACACCGACAACACGATCGAAGGGCGCGAGGATGTGACAGGGTTTGTCACCCAGGTGATCGAGTCCAAACTGGGCGCGGTTTCCGGCCCCATCACACGGGTCGAAGTGTATTTGCGCGACCAGAACGCCACGAAAAACGGCCCTGATGACAAGCATTGCAAAGTGGAAGTGCGCCTTGAAGGGCGCCAGCCTGTCACCGCCGAACATGCCGCCGACAACATTCGTTCCGCCGTGACCGGCGCGACCGACAAGATGCGCAATGTTCTGGACCGCGAGTTGGGCAAACAACGCGAGCGCCGCTAA
- a CDS encoding dihydrofolate reductase gives MISLIVARARNGAIGRDNTIPWQAPEDLKFFQRETLGGAVVMGRNTWDSLPKRPLPRRLNIVVTSRPADDSADALFVPLDRAITAARQAGYFRIYAIGGAGIYRAFLPLADRLLITDVDIDVIDADTFFPKIDDTQWTVTSELVLRSDTPACTVREFRRNQNAQS, from the coding sequence ATGATCAGCCTGATTGTTGCACGCGCCCGCAACGGGGCCATCGGGCGGGACAATACGATCCCGTGGCAGGCCCCCGAAGATCTGAAATTCTTTCAGCGCGAAACGCTGGGCGGGGCCGTTGTGATGGGCCGCAACACCTGGGACAGCCTGCCAAAGCGCCCCTTGCCGCGGCGCCTGAATATTGTTGTCACCTCTCGGCCAGCGGATGACAGCGCGGATGCGCTGTTCGTGCCGCTGGACCGCGCCATCACTGCTGCACGGCAGGCGGGCTATTTCCGGATTTATGCCATCGGGGGGGCGGGCATCTATCGCGCGTTCCTGCCTTTGGCCGACCGCTTGCTGATCACAGATGTGGATATTGATGTCATCGATGCGGATACATTTTTCCCCAAGATTGATGACACTCAATGGACTGTGACATCCGAACTGGTCCTGCGCAGTGACACCCCCGCCTGCACCGTGCGCGAATTTCGCCGAAATCAAAACGCCCAATCTTGA